In the genome of Impatiens glandulifera chromosome 6, dImpGla2.1, whole genome shotgun sequence, the window cagatatatttttttttattaccatGCCGTTATTTTTGATTTCGGAGAATATTTGTGGGCATAATTATACCACTTTTTATCTGggaaaattcaataaataatttttttaatattatatataataatatattaaattatattattgatgttatatatttaatttaatttactaatattaaatataaaataagaggACACAAATTGATTACCTTCCATTTTTAATAACCATTGGTCAACtcgaaataaaaacaaaaacattatatacGAGAATAAGTGAAATTGTTGATTCTAATGTTTATTTGTccataaaaaattgaacttttagagttttaattaaaaaaataatttgaataataaataaaaaaaaaaaaaaaatctacccATGTCGTTTCAACTATACTTTGCTTGAACAGTCTGCAAATTTCCACacattctctctctaaaatcttaCTGTAAAAGCATCATGATTTGACTATGAAGGTGAAATCGATTCTCATGGCATGTGCTAATAagtgatatttatttatctctacAATACTGTCGGTGGGCGTCGGCGGCCATAGTTAAAACATCACCTTTCTACAGTTCTTCCATCGCTTTCGTTTCTTCAAAAacgtattattttttataaaatcccCCATTGACAGCTATTTATTAGAAAGATAATCAAACCCAATTGCTGattgaagagaagagaagagaagagagagactGAGCTAGAGACAGCTGTAGATCTCTTTCCATCTCTGCTATATAGTCAACATTTCTTCAATTCAGTCACCCTTTAGCCAAAGATCTTCGGCTACAAGGAGATCCCATTCAGGTACTCGTTAATTGCACCGATTCAGTGTTGGATCCAGTGTTAATCCTTAATGAATCGTTGTTTCAGGTCGCGGAACTTTTGAAATGTTAGTTGGGTAACTTTGTAATTGAAGCTGAAGAGACTTATACTCCGTTTTTATTGAGTATCAATGGAGTCGGAAGGGGAAACTGGGGTAAAGATTTAAACATTGATATACTGTGAACTGGGTTTTGATTGATTGGTTGGTTTGACTGGCTGAGCTTTGTTCTTATACAGAGTAAGAAGCAATTGAAGAATTTGGGTGGTCAGATCTGCCAGATCTGTAGTGATAATGTCGGCACAGCTGTGGATGGTGAACCATTTATTGCTTGCGATGTTTGTGCGTTTCCTGTTTGCAGACCATGCTATGAGTATGAGAGGAAAGATGGGAATCAGTCATGCCCTCAGTGCAAGACTCATTACAAGAGGCACAAAGGTTTCTAGATTTTCATATCATTTTATCATTCATGACTGTTGTTCATAATACTCTACTCTACTATTAGGTATTTAGCTGAATGATTGTGTTTGTGATGAGTTAGTGTTAGTAATCATCCTTTAGAAGGATTATTGACATAGAATGACTGAAATTGCCAATTGTCAAAGTGATTTCTAGATCATAAATCTAATTCATGGTGTAAATTTatagatctttgtgatttttggTAGATTTTTCAGGATGATGATAACATGAAAATATTGTACACCAAAAGTGATATCTAGTCTATCAATTTTGTATTTAAGCGTGTTCAACAACAACATTTGATAATTATTGCATTGGTTAACAGGAAGCCCAACTATTCATGGTGATGGAGAAGAGGAGGTTGATTTGAATGCTgcaactcgagattttaaccaATCGGAAAATCAGTATGAGAAGCAGAAAGTTGCTGAGCGTATGTTGAGCTGGCACACATCCTATGGACGAGGCGAAGATGTTGCGCCTCCAAATTATGACAAAGAAGTCTCCCACAATCACATTCCTTTACTAACTAGTGGACATGAGGTGAATCACATAAATCAAGTCATTTACGATATATGACTTTGGCTTGTTGAATTTGTTGTATCCTTACTTCAGTTATTCTTTTTTGAAGGTATCTGGAGAATTATCTGCTGCATCACCTGAACGAATGTCCATGGCATCTCCTGGACCTGCTGGAGGAAAATGTATACAATCACTCACTTCTACTGCATATAGCTTTCTTGTGATTTTGTATCTTAAGTTTGACTTGGGAACTACAATTCAAAATTCTGAAATACAGTTAACTTTGCAGCAAATATTAGGGTTGTCGATCCTGTTAGGGAATTCGGTTCCTCTGGATTGGGCAATGTGGCTTGGAAAGAGAGGGTTGAAGGGTGGAAGATGAAGCAAGATAAAAGTACAGTTGTTCAAACTACAACCAGCCATGCGGCTTCAGAGAGGGGTATTGGAGATATTGATGCTACCACTGATGTGCTTGTGGATGACTCTCTTCTGTAAGTTAAAATTCATATCACAGATCTGTTGTGTTGATCTAGCTTTAGTTCATTTAGTTGTATTCCATAAGTCTCTTAGCCTTGGGCTGTGTTTAGTTTGGGCAGAGTTAAAATTAGAAATTGGAATTGGGGTTCAATTCCAAAtcctttgtttgtttgatgagtaataataaaatttggaactaatttagatgattttttaaatgtcaatttCATCATTCCTACTTCGAAAGCAATTCTATGATTTCTCCAAACATTGCCTTATTATATTCAGAATCATCTCAGCTTTCATTTATTAGTTTCATTTCCAGTTTTCAATGATGATGGAGTGGCTACAGGTTCTAATGCTCCTTATCCCTTTTTTTTATAGGAATGATGAAGCTAGGCAGCCTCTTTCGAGGAAGGTTTCAGTTCCTTCATCCAGGATAAATCCGTATAGGATGGTTATTGTTCTACGTCTGGTTATTCTGATTATTTTCTTGCACTATCGGATAACCAATCCTGTGCGTAATGCATATGCACTTTGGTTGGTATCTGTGATTTGTGAGATCTGGTTTGCAATATCCTGGATTTTGGATCAGTTCCCTAAGTGGCTTCCGATTAACAGAGAGACATATCTCGACAGGCTTGCACTCAGGTGATTTGATATTCCCCTTCCATACTATGAACATATTTGTTAGCATGATTACTTTTTATCATGATCcagaaaaatctacatttgttatgtcATCTAGAAAACAATTTAGatcatttttgttttgaaaaaggtcaacattttattgaaatcgagagtgaagaaaataatttagatcatGATTTAGAAAATAACCTGGATCATgaatttttataccaaataaaacgaaaaaaaaaattacactataatttaGATCATGATAAAAAGTTTTCTTGATCATAATACAAAAAACAGTCTTATATCAAACGGAAAAAAAATCACCTTCAATTTCACTTTGGTGATTTTTGACAAGGGCTCTACGATGTCTTGATTGTGTATGATTTTCTTGTTTCCCTCAGATTTATTGCCTAACTCAAAATTCTTTTGTCACAGATATGACCGAGAAGGCGAGCCATCACAATTAGCTGCTGTTGACATTTTTGTGAGTACTGTCGACCCTCTAAAGGAACCTCCACTTGTAACAGCCAACACCGTCTTGTCCATTCTTGCTGTTGACTATCCAGTGGACAAGGTTTCGTGTTATGTCTCTGATGATGGAGCTGCTATGTTGTCTTTTGAATCTTTGTCTGAAACATCAGAGTTTGCAAGAAAATGGGTTCCTTTCTGCAAGAAGTATAGCATTGAGCCACGTGCCCCCGAATGGTACTTTGCTCAAAAGATTGATTACTTGAAGGATAAAGTTCAGCCATCATTTGTCAAGGATCGAAGAGCAATGAAGGTCGGGAACTCGTACATGTGCACTTTATTCACGTCCATATGTACACATATTCTTTCTCTCTGAATACTCCCCCCTTTTGACATCTTGTCTTGCAGAGAGAATATGAAGAGTTCAAAATTCGTATCAACGCACTTGTATCAAAGGCACAGAAGGTTCCTGATGAAGGATGGATCATGCAAGATGGTACCCCTTGGCCTGGAAATAACACAAGAGATCATCCAGGAATGATTCAGGTCTTAACCACGATAATACTCTTTCTAAATTTCTAGTTGGTACCCCACTCCAAGGTAGCTAAGTGGTAGCAGTCTTCAACTTAAGAGGTTGAGGTCTCAAATTCAATTACCACTGAAAACACCTTATTGAAGTGTGAGGTCACGGAAGTGGGATGTTGTGTGCTAGCCTATCTCCTCCAAGGAAAAAGAACCTGgtctaaaaaaaaatagccGGACTATCATAAAACTCATGGACTTATCAATAAGAAAGAGCTCTGTAACGCTCTTCCAACAATGAAAgatgagacaaaactgacatgAATTTGTCCAAATATTTACATGCTTATTTCTTTCGACATAATCTGAGTTGTGTGTCATCCATTTTGTTCAGAAGACCCTATTCTTGAAAATTCAGTCCCAGTTTTCTTGATCTATTTTTCTCATTGTTTATTTCTTATTATGGTTGAACATATAAATTGTTGCAAAGTGATCCTTACTACCTAACCCATGTTTTGCAGGTTTTCTTGGGTCAAAGTGGAGGGCTTGACAGTGACGGTAATGAGTTGCCCCGGTTGGTGTATGTTTCTCGTGAGAAACGTCCTGGCTTCCAGCATCACAAGAAAGCTGGTGCTATGAATGCACTTGTAAGTATCCTGAAATCTAGGCTGAGATTTTCCTTTCACGTTAGACTCATACAAGTCGATTGACCTCTTTTCAGGTTCGAGTATCAGCTGTCCTGACTAATGGGCCTTTCCTGCTTAATTTGGATTGTGATCATTACATAAACAACAGCAAGGCTATTAGAGAAGCTATGTGTTTTATGATGGATCCAAACCTTGGGAAATATGTTTGCTATGTCCAGTTTCCACAGAGATTTGATGGTATTGATAGAAACGATCGATATGCCAATCGAAACACTGTGTTCTTTGATGTAAGTACTTGCTATCTAAAGCATTATGGGGTATTCAATATCTGCTGTGCTAgtagtattttgtcacaatctctGAAAATTGCCAAAGTTAaagttgaaattgatttttttgtttgtttgtgatTTTTTCTCTATCATGATCAGATTTGTTTTTGGATCATCATTAGGTTCTTTTTGAGAACGTGATATTATAGGGTGTTTTTTGTTGCTTCATTAGGTTACAAATCATTTTTTAGATATTGATCCAAATTTTATAGTATAGTATTtcttttttgcttcatttggtatagacATTCATTTTTCATGATTAGATTATTTTTCCGGATCATAATCAACATGAAGAAAATGATACAAAAAGTCCAAATAGATATCCATGAGTTAGAATTCCTTCCCATGTTCCAAATGAGCATGGAAGAGGCTGAAGAGCCCGGAATGATGAACAAGGGGATCCCTTCAATAATCTCCTAAAAATCTGACAAATCTGTTTGCTAATCTATTTGTTTCATATTCTTAACAGATTAACTTGAGAGGTTTAGATGGAATTCAAGGACCAGTATATGTGGGTACAGGATGTGTCTTCAACAGAACGGCATTGTATGGCTATGAGCCTCCACTAAAACCAAAACAGAAGAAATCGGGTTTCTCATCTTGCTTTGGATCAAAGAAGAGTGGTTCCAAATCAAGTAAGAAAGGTTCAGACAAGAAGAAGTCTAGCAAGCATACTGATCCAACAGTGCCAATTTTCAGCTTAGAGGATATAGAAGAAGGAGTTGAaggtaattttaaattttcttatttcaGAAATTTACccattttgtttggttttggtCACTGATCTTACGAGTTTAcgatttgaataaaaatatacagGTGCTGGATTTGACGACGAGAAAACATTGCTTATGTCACAGATGAGTCTGGAGAAAAGATTTGGTCAATCTTCTGTATTTGTTGCGTCAACACTTATGGAGAATGGTGGGGTTCCTCAATCTGCCACACCAGAGACTCTTCTTAAGGAAGCTATTCATGTTATCAGTTGTGGCTATGAAGACAAAACAGACTGGGGTAGTGAGGTGAATTCccatccttttttttatttagttcatGACCACTATAAATCCAAATCAGTCCTTAGTCTTGAAATTCTCTTGGCATAAAATAGTTTGTGGGCATCTCTGATATCTTTGAACCAAATTATGCAGATTGGGTGGATTTATGGTTCTGTTACAGAAGATATTCTTACTGGATTTAAGATGCATGCTCGAGGATGGCGATCAATTTATTGCATGCCTAAGAGACCAGCTTTTAAAGGATCT includes:
- the LOC124941386 gene encoding cellulose synthase A catalytic subunit 3 [UDP-forming]-like; its protein translation is MESEGETGSKKQLKNLGGQICQICSDNVGTAVDGEPFIACDVCAFPVCRPCYEYERKDGNQSCPQCKTHYKRHKGSPTIHGDGEEEVDLNAATRDFNQSENQYEKQKVAERMLSWHTSYGRGEDVAPPNYDKEVSHNHIPLLTSGHEVSGELSAASPERMSMASPGPAGGKSNIRVVDPVREFGSSGLGNVAWKERVEGWKMKQDKSTVVQTTTSHAASERGIGDIDATTDVLVDDSLLNDEARQPLSRKVSVPSSRINPYRMVIVLRLVILIIFLHYRITNPVRNAYALWLVSVICEIWFAISWILDQFPKWLPINRETYLDRLALRYDREGEPSQLAAVDIFVSTVDPLKEPPLVTANTVLSILAVDYPVDKVSCYVSDDGAAMLSFESLSETSEFARKWVPFCKKYSIEPRAPEWYFAQKIDYLKDKVQPSFVKDRRAMKREYEEFKIRINALVSKAQKVPDEGWIMQDGTPWPGNNTRDHPGMIQVFLGQSGGLDSDGNELPRLVYVSREKRPGFQHHKKAGAMNALVRVSAVLTNGPFLLNLDCDHYINNSKAIREAMCFMMDPNLGKYVCYVQFPQRFDGIDRNDRYANRNTVFFDINLRGLDGIQGPVYVGTGCVFNRTALYGYEPPLKPKQKKSGFSSCFGSKKSGSKSSKKGSDKKKSSKHTDPTVPIFSLEDIEEGVEGAGFDDEKTLLMSQMSLEKRFGQSSVFVASTLMENGGVPQSATPETLLKEAIHVISCGYEDKTDWGSEIGWIYGSVTEDILTGFKMHARGWRSIYCMPKRPAFKGSAPINLSDRLNQVLRWALGSVEILFSRHCPLWYGYGGRLKWLERFAYVNTTIYPITSIPLLMYCTLPAVCLLTGQFIIPQISNIASIWFISLFLSIFATGILEMRWSGVGIDEWWRNEQFWVIGGVSAHLFAVFQGLLKVLAGIDTNFTVTSKASDEDGDFTELYLFKWTTLLIPPTTLLIINIVGVVAGISYAINSGYQSWGPLFGKLFFAFWVIVHLYPFLKGLMGRQNRTPTIVVVWSILLASIFSLLWVRVDPFTTRVTGPDVQQCGINC